In Anolis sagrei isolate rAnoSag1 chromosome 5, rAnoSag1.mat, whole genome shotgun sequence, the DNA window ATCATGTCTTCCCTTTGACAACTTCCAagctcctccaaaactgcaaacTCTATAACTAGGACCATGGACTACAATTCACAAACCATACACAGAGTGCCAACTAGATCTGCCTTctgttccaaccttccttatcaatgaagacagcagatgtcttgcctcccctatggcatatttaacaaacttagaggttcctattcatcgaagggctttcaccctggctcgatgccacgctctcccatcagctgtactggCAGACCGCTatcggaagatccctttcccagagagactctgcccctgtgactcgggtcatgtagaaacaatagaacatgtgctccttcagtgcctgcTCTACGGGGTTATCCacgccaggcttatcttacctctgatatacaagcaccctggccattcaggacaattttatacctccatgctacttgcagataccaATTCAGCAACAACCTACAATGTttcaaagttctgtgcagcagcatacaaaatccatcagggaatgactagtcccaaaagtcaaCGGTGTGTCCAATAATAATCTTCCCTGAATCTATAATTTGCTGATGGACCTGtggattgtatgtttttaccctgtttccccttccactccctcatccctattgtgcttcagtatttatatatatatatatatatttaactagccatcctctgccatgcgttgctgtggcccacatgggggttctgtgtgggaggtttggcccaattctatcgttggtggggtttagaatgctctttgactgtaggtgaactataaatcccagcaactacaactcccaaatgtcaagattctatttcccccaaactccaccagtgttcacatttgggcatattgaatattcttgtagagtttggtccagatccatcattgtttgagtccacagtgatctctggatgtaggtgaactacaactccaaaaccaaaggacactgcccaccaaacccttccagtattttctgttggtcatgggagaactgtttgccaagtttggttcaattccatcgttggtggggttcagaatgttctttgattgtaggtgaactataaatcccagcaactacaacttgcaaatgacaaaatcatttttttgagtggtggtcactccttgggtgagtagttgtcttgtgtccaaatttggcggcaattcgtccagtggtttttgagttatgttaatcccacaaacgaccattacatttttatttatatagatgtactaAACGTACCAAATTTGTATGAAAAGTGACTTCTATTTTCTctgctggtctatgaccaaaataaatgatttgatggaAATCAACATAACCAGTGGTGAAGaactgatgggatttgtagtctgacaACATTTACAGAGCCCATGTTCTGGCAAGGTGGGTATTTTAGTCCCAAGACCATGCAACATTTATGAAATCGAAGCCGTAACAGATCCCAGAATTGCAGGCCCACATTGAGCTGCATTTgttttctaaaacaaaacaaaagcatgtTTTCTTGTCATCTGAAGCTGAACTGAAGCCGgaccgcagggttccgtcctggccccggtcctgttcaacatctttattaatgacttagatgaagggttagaaggcaggatcatcaagtttgcagacaacaccaaattgggagggataaccaatactccagaggacaggatgcagaattcaaaacgatcttgacagattagagagatgggccaaaattaacaaaatgaagttcaacagtgacaaatgcaagatactccactttggcaggaaaaacgaaatgcaaagatacagaatgggggatgcctggctcgagagcagtacgtgtgaaaaagatcttggagtcctcgtggacaacaagttaaacatgagccagcaatgtgatgtggcggcaaaaaaagccaatgggattttggcctgcatcactaggagcataatgtctagatctagggaagtcatgctccccatgctctattccgctttggttagaccacacctggaatattgtgtccaattctgggcaccacaattcaagagagatattgacaagctggaatgtgtccagaggagagcgactaaaatgatcaagggtctggagaacaagccctatgaggagcggcttaaggagctgggcatgtttagcctgaagaagagaaggctgagaggggatatgatagccatgtataaatatgtgagagcaagccacagggaggagggagcaagctcttttaactgggatgataatgttttaatgtgtatggtgctgatattttaatcgtgtaatgaagtggcattgtgttgttattgtatattttttgtatgttaacacatgttgtgaaccggttggaatccctctttgaaggtgagagaatcggtatataaaacctcaaaataaataataataaataaattttttgcttccgtggagactaggacacggaagaatggcttcaaactacaatacagtagattccatctgaacatgaggaagaacttcctgactgtgagagccattcagcagtggaactctctgccccggagtgtggtggaggctccttctttggaagcttttaaacagaggctggatggccatctgtcaggggtgatttgaatgcaatattcctgcttcttggcagggggttggactggatggtccatgaggtctcttccaactctttgattctatgattctatgattcagctcCAAACAAAAAGGATGTCTGAAAGAGATTCTGCAAAAGACAAGATGTTTTCTCTTGTGGAATCTAAAAGAACACTTTCCAGAAatattgcttccttccttcccaagattgcttgCTGCCTCTCTTGCCTACTTCTGAATTTATGGACAGAAGAAGTTCACAGTCGATGTTGGGTAGCAGGCTGGCAGTAATAATAGTATGGCATGTACAAGGACACATGACAGAAATGAGGAAAGGAAGCCAAGGAAGGGTACCTTCTCCTCCTTGCTAATTGGAAGGAGTGTGGAGAGGGTTGACAACACTGAAACAGACATGGACCAGGTTATAAGCCTATGGGCTTGATTCAAAATAGTTCTGGATTCACACACCACCTGAAGGCCATACATTTAATGTCAAATGCAGACAGACCGTTCTTATTTTGGCTAGCAGCTGAGTTCATCTGCAGGGTGTTAATAATCTGGGGATTGTTATGGAACATCATCAGTTACCTCTCCCTGCACACAATGTTTTTGTAACGTGGTAGGATTACACATTTACAGTTGTGTCTGCCTTTGGATATCTTTGAATTTTGAAATGAAAGGTGATATTTGATCaactgacagatgcaactgacaTGAACAGCTGCTCACAACGGCTTAATGCCAACAGCACCCTCTtctgggaggagagagaaatgtaAATGGCTCAGAGAGTTAAAACTAtagaacaagtctacatagggaccaccaaacgcagcattgcccatacacgaatcaaggaacatgaaaggcactgcagacttcttcaaccagagaagtcagccatagcagagcacctgatgaaccagcctggacacagcatattatttgagaacacagaaatgctggaccactctcacaaccaccaggtcagactacacagagaagccattgaaatccacaagcatgtggacaatttcaacagaaaggaagaaaccatgaaaatgaacaaaatctggctaccagtattaaaaaactcaaaaattacaacagcgaaacaacagagagtaaacaatcaggcacataaaatcactctcaacaaaagatcccccccaggcacttccaagccattaaatgctaatcaaggtggtcagttgaaacattcacacctagctccagcagacaaaagtcctttgtcccactctggtcattccacagatatataaaccaattttcctacttccaacagacctcactacctctgagggtgcttgccatagaagcgcccccccccccccaaccaatcattgatatatattttctgtttgtcatgggagttctgtgtgccatatttggttcaattccatcattggtggagttcagaatgctctttgattgtaggtgaactatacatcccagtaactacacttgccgcatttgctcccttgcctggcccgctttgggtccggaggcatgcctgaagaccccggcgtgtgcaccaaaagtcacctcttctcctgactttctcctcagccattgggacagagagagagaggtggagatgcccacctttcctgaagataggtgcaaaaacaaaggagggagcggagatgggagatacctccagccggaggggctctctctctctctctctcttggccccaatggctgaagagaaagtcaggagaagaggcgacttttggtgcgcacgctggggccgaagcgggccaggcacggcggctccaccccttggcccacccaaagtttggggagaggagaggaggcgggtggagcgccaggggattgggaaaggaagccggtcatggggaagggatcgagcgccggctctgctcgcgcacccagtggccgggtggagcaggaatgagaggggctaggcggggctcaagggcccggcccctttgggaagaggatcgcccggcagcgaggcaagaaagccgaggctctcccccgactgctagggctgttgtgagctgaggaggtgctcctcaagtgactgtcgaggggcatttacagaggcgcctctgcgcccctggcaaaaaacgTGTTCTGTGAccacttacttcgcataatggatgagccaccCTGCTTAtacctttctttttcctccaacAAGTTGGATGCAGCTTACATGCCTCTTTCTTCTATTTTTGCAACAACTCTTTGTGGAGATTTAGACCAAGAATCAAAGACTGACCCAAAGCCACCTAGTAAggttcatggctgagtggggattagAGCTTGTATTTCTCATGTCCCTGTCCGCATTGTTACCACCATCGAACCATCAACTCTGAACACTCTGCTCCAGACCTCCCAGAATTTTGAAATATGCTGTGGCAAGCCACATGCAGTGCTCATATGCTGCCCTGATCTGGACCACGTTAGTAAACTAACGATCAGAGTTCCTTAAAAATGTTGTATTTAATATTTCCACTTCTCATAGATCTGGTTGTATCTATTCATCAAATACAATCAGGAACATTTATTAACACAAGTGGCTATAGCAGGGAGGAAAACAAAGCATTTCTTCCTACCGTTTCACAGTCATATGTGCGTATTCACATGCTTCCCCACTACACTCAGGATGCACCCAGTCTTCCTTTAACTTGAACATGGGATCTCAGGAAAGGGTCTGAAATCCAAACTGCTGTAATACATGTGTGTACACACCGCTGACATTTTCAAAGGCATTTCCAATatatcccccccaaaaaacacaatACAGCCCAAGGAATGTTTTACTAGATAAAATAGTCTGCCCCTGTTAAATCAGAACATTTTTATACATTCAGTTTTCCAACTTTGCAGAAATAATTGGCATGCTGCAATATTCTTGGTGGGTCTACTGTCTTCTTTTTGACATAATGGCTTGATCGTAGTTGCTCATCGGTttttacaaaataaaattaaatgcagAGAGCACAAAAGTTTGATATGATTGCCCATGTTTACAAAGAGGATAACACATcatacttattttttaaaaactccagtAAAAAAGAAcattaataacaaaataaaatatttattcatCCTTCTATATTATATAGAGATCCCATCCCACATAAATCAGATCCATCCAAAAAGATGGGTAAGGTCCTTTGATCTGACTGAGAGGAATATTTGTTGTAATgcgtggactcaaataattaAACAAATGTGTTTGGAGGGTTGGAATTTATGGGCCAGGCCAActttttctcttttgcttctCTATCAAATGAATCATATATGGTGCCTTTGGAAACAGTTTTGGCTGGCACAGGTAGTTCTGAGATTCCaatgtaatttctttttgctATCTTTGAACTTGTAGTGATGGTATATGCATTGCTTCGGTAGCATTTCATGGAGGACATGCAGAAGGTCTCCTTCATCCCTCTCCTGAAATTGGCATTATACACAGAGTACAAGGTAGGCTTTGAGGCCGAGGAACTAAAGGATATCCAAGTTACCAACATGAAAACCAACGAGCTCTTTCGGTAGTCTGTCTCAGGCGGATGCCAAAGTTGAACCACATAAAATGGTAGCCACGAAAGCAGGAAAAATAAATTCAACATGAGAAACATCTTGATGGTCTTCACCTTTGTCCTTGGAACAATGTTCATTGTCCTCCGCACTGTTCTGCCATCTGTGCCTATCCTCCAAATATATTTGATTATCTTTTGGTAAAACAGAATGATGAGAACAGATGGAATTAAAAAAGCCACGAATAAGTGGATGACGCTGTAAATTGCCCCATCCCAAGAATGTGGTGGGAAAAAGCTGCAATGACTGTCCCAACTtgacccaaagaaaaagaaagctggAGACACCAGTGCAGCATCGAAGATCCAAGATGCTGCAATCATTTTCTTGGCTTTCTCTCGAGACACCTTGAAACTCAATGGGTAGACAATAGTATAGAATCTGTCCACGCAGATGGAGAGCAAGACATAAATCTGGACACCAGGTGTAAGATACTGAAAATATCTTACTAGCTTGCACATCACGCTCCCAAGCATCCACCCATCAGAGGTTAactgaagaagcacaaatggcaTGCTCCCGATACTAATGAGTAAATCCGCACAGGCCATGGAGACCACAAAATAATTGGTGGTAGACTGAGTTCTTCTGCTCCTGTGGATCACCAGGCAAACAAGGGAGTTTCCAAGGACAGAGAATAACCACAATGCCCCCAGAAGCAGGCTGGCTGCCATGATTTCTCCTGGCATTAGCTCATATCGTGAGGCTGTTGTATTTTTCTCAAGCTCAGGTCTACCCACTGCACTGCTTGGTAGAGGTTTAGACATTTCTGCTTGGTGGCTCTGGGGTTGTAGTCCAGATGTTGGGGTAGGAGCAGCACTGTCATCCATGTCATCAGCAAGCAGCATGTTCAGTCTTTGCTTTAAAGGGCTGCATGAAAAGAGAAAACCAACCATTagtgaaaaggaaataaaaaataacttttaGGAGACTTACTGGGAAAATCCAGCGTAACGTGTCTCAGATCTGCTTAGATGCAGTCCCACAATAGCGCCACTGCAATGACACTACCAGCAAGCAGCTCTCTCCTAAAGGCTTGCTGGCGATATTGCATTTCTGGTGACATGACTAGGTGcccaacatttattttattttatttttttattattcaaacttatatgctgccactcccctggggctcggagtggcttacaagaacaggctaaaatctaacacaatttaaaaacaatttaaaacaatttaaaaacaacaatatcaaagatcaaaagactgttgaaacagatatgtcttacatgccttgcagaaagctgataggtcccgcaaggcatggacttcaggtggcagagtattccagagtgatggtgccactgctgtaaaggctctgtgtctggttgctgttagatacaaggtcttgacactgggaatttccaataagtcttggtcctcagaacggagggatctctggggttggtagggggtgaggcagtccctcaggtacatcagctccagaccatgcaaggccttaaaggtaagcaCACCACTCTtctgctacgtcagctccactggctgccgatccagttccgagcacaattcaaagtgctggttttgacctttaaaaccctctacggatccggcccagtgtacttgtccgaacgtatctcctatgtcccaccacggagtttaagatcttctggggaggccctgctaccggccccacctttatcacaagtgaggctggtggggacgagagacagggccttctcagtggtggcccctcgcctgtggaattcactccccggggaaattaggttgtcaacatccctcctctccttcaggagaaagctgaagacatggatatgggaccaggcatttgggtagtctggcagggtaacaaggtaatgatgactagagttggaaaggactatggcaatgctaaacggACTGACGGATTTTAGAACATGATGAACGCGGGCTTTAGAgcggttttagttgatattgtattgtattatattgtactgtattaattgtctgtttttaatctactgtgttattgttattgtattttattgtaattgtgggcattgaattgtgctggatgcaagccgccttgagtcccccctaggggtgagaaaggcggggtagaaatgactgaaataaataagtaccatcactttgaaagtgttccggtgctcaattggtaaccaatgcagctgtagtaagattggtgttatgtggcatctcaccggaattcccgcaagaaatcgagcagctgcattttgtaccaacttgagcttctggatcaccgacagaggaaggccaatgtagagggcgttacagtacaATGACACCATCAGAACTGTGACATCTCCAGAAGTTCCAGAGAGGGCTGCTTGCTGGCAGCAATACAGTGGAGGATTTGTTGGCAGTGTGGATGATGGATCAGACTGGATCTTGTTGTCAGTGGCTCTGAGATGACAGGATCACTCCAGGAAGCTCCAGAGAAAATCCCATTTTCCTTTGATGTGGATTAACATATGGGTGCAGTGGTTGTGTTGTGAATCCAGTCATGTGGACCCATCAAAGCAGCTGAGTGATGAGCTCATTTTATTTTGGGATAAATACACATTGCTGTCATACACAGACTTCGTAAATACACATATTCTGCTTCAGTTAAATACACATAGAAACTGAGAATATATGCTTTTTAAGTGTCAGCTGTGAAGCAGAAGCAGTAAGGCCTGGCTCCAGCCTCATTTTTCTTTGGTCAAGGACTGATAGTTGGAATGcctacttttaaaaacatatgcAATCTCAGGATACCAGTTTGGGTTTGGG includes these proteins:
- the GPR19 gene encoding probable G-protein coupled receptor 19, with product MLRSSPLKQRLNMLLADDMDDSAAPTPTSGLQPQSHQAEMSKPLPSSAVGRPELEKNTTASRYELMPGEIMAASLLLGALWLFSVLGNSLVCLVIHRSRRTQSTTNYFVVSMACADLLISIGSMPFVLLQLTSDGWMLGSVMCKLVRYFQYLTPGVQIYVLLSICVDRFYTIVYPLSFKVSREKAKKMIAASWIFDAALVSPAFFFFGSSWDSHCSFFPPHSWDGAIYSVIHLFVAFLIPSVLIILFYQKIIKYIWRIGTDGRTVRRTMNIVPRTKVKTIKMFLMLNLFFLLSWLPFYVVQLWHPPETDYRKSSLVFMLVTWISFSSSASKPTLYSVYNANFRRGMKETFCMSSMKCYRSNAYTITTSSKIAKRNYIGISELPVPAKTVSKGTIYDSFDREAKEKKLAWPINSNPPNTFV